From a region of the Phragmites australis chromosome 21, lpPhrAust1.1, whole genome shotgun sequence genome:
- the LOC133903274 gene encoding aspartic proteinase nepenthesin-1-like, producing the protein MEMKLTTSLAIITALLVHHLSLTVAAIADHTTVLPNASSAGFSFRLVANHSSIRRGGDGFLHLQHSLRADLPPHPPSVANVTTLRPEIYTTVLPHAVVVDVGTGNRRHEYILRVDASSSLTWLQCKPCEPHAPQHNPIFDPAASPTFHHVAGTSQICQPPYQPVLSGTLCSFHLTGPRGMSVRGYLSNDQFTKGQEVHRDFLFGCSHSTEHFQSEGVYAGVASVGRTPTSLAMQAAARGLTQFSYCLFGGSSKTKRQGFLRFGTDVPRNPRYRTTRILPALDAHESMYYVSLVGISLGSRRLDRIRPETFARRKDGQGGCVIDLGTPLTVMVQEAYRVVEEAVWSDLQRQRAERVKRPGYGLCVRATKAIKGRLQSLSLHFPEENAVLVFSPEQLFLMMNDKQGQIACLAMMPGRRTVIGALQQVDTRFVYDLKNSKLSFASESCSRDTIEAEVV; encoded by the coding sequence aTGGAGATGAAGCTCACGACCAGTCTTGCTATCATCACCGCACTACTCGTGCATCACCTCTCGCTCACGGTCGCCGCCATTGCCGACCACACAACAGTACTGCCCAACGCTAGCTCGGCCGGTTTTAGCTTCCGGCTGGTCGCCAACCACAGTAGTATCCGTCGCGGCGGTGACGGCTTCCTGCATTTGCAGCACAGCCTCCGCGCCGACCTGCCGCCACACCCACCATCGGTGGCGAACGTCACCACCCTACGCCCAGAGATTTACACCACGGTACTGCCACACGCCGTGGTCGTTGATGTCGGCACTGGCAACAGGCGACACGAGTACATCCTCAGGGTCGACGCCTCGAGCAGCCTGACATGGCTGCAGTGCAAGCCGTGCGAGCCACATGCCCCGCAGCATAACCCTATTTTCGACCCAGCTGCCTCGCCGACCTTCCACCACGTCGCTGGCACGAGCCAGATCTGCCAACCGCCTTACCAGCCCGTGCTTTCTGGGACTCTGTGCTCTTTCCACCTCACCGGCCCGAGAGGCATGTCGGTCAGGGGCTACCTCTCCAACGATCAGTTCACCAAGGGGCAAGAGGTACATCGAGACTTCCTCTTCGGCTGCTCCCACTCGACCGAGCATTTCCAGAGCGAGGGCGTCTATGCTGGCGTCGCTTCCGTCGGCAGGACGCCGACATCGCTCGCAATGCAGGCCGCGGCTCGCGGGCTGACGCAGTTCTCGTACTGCCTCTTCGGGGGCAGCAGCAAAACGAAGCGCCAGGGCTTCCTCCGTTTTGGCACCGACGTCCCGCGCAATCCGCGCTATAGGACCACCAGGATCCTGCCGGCGCTCGACGCCCACGAGTCCATGTACTACGTTAGCCTCGTCGGCATCAGCCTGGGCTCGCGCAGACTCGACAGGATTCGCCCGGAGACGTTCGCCCGCCGCAAGGACGGCCAAGGCGGGTGCGTGATCGACCTCGGCACGCCGCTCACAGTGATGGTCCAGGAGGCGTACCGCGTCGTCGAGGAGGCCGTGTGGTCGGACCTTCAGCGTCAGCGAGCGGAGCGAGTGAAGCGGCCGGGCTACGGCCTCTGCGTCCGAGCGACCAAGGCGATAAAGGGGCGTCTCCAGTCGTTGTCGCTTCACTTCCCCGAGGAGAATGCGGTGCTGGTATTCTCGCCGGAGCAACTGTTCTTGATGATGAATGACAAACAGGGGCAGATCGCCTGCCTCGCCATGATGCCGGGACGCCGAACCGTCATCGGCGCATTGCAGCAGGTGGATACGCGGTTCGTCTACGACCTTAAGAACTCCAAGCTTTCCTTCGCATCGGAGTCGTGCAGCCGGGACACCATCGAAGCCGAAGTCGTTTAA
- the LOC133903608 gene encoding disease resistance protein RGA5-like gives MDLSTEKISRLITKVASLQEDYVHKDLSAGLEMMRAALEPMDQVPRDQLTELGKVMEHVRELSYDMEHVIDTILLCVQEGLEQHTNPARFRRLLGKMGSFFSMTKAERLHRKRVGRHIEELLQRAMVMQQPCDLYRVIDLSSILRRHAATTTRDVLIGLPHYWKVPELVGSSERRDVLIGMLSVGDDDPSNNKIKALSVVGHGGLGKTALALTLYQELRPQYDCAAIIHVGQYPDLKKVLINLLLCLDTQRNKDDFNLSELDEDQLIEELREFLANKRYFLVFDDLWDSEIWKIINTVLIENSNGSAVLTTSRTVDIAEDFDFIYRLQPLSDTDSRKLFYKTLFGSEVKCPSTLADISEKLIAKCGGIPLAIIAQARLLASKPLTMEDWHAVYDSFGYEFEQGPDSVRGILSYSYNDLPAHLRSCLLYLSMFQKGYEISGERLVCCWIAEDFIPETGGQSLQEVGECYLNELINRNLIEPVDVGAGGKILSCRVHDLVHQLIISLSTEDNFVTILDGCQGISLPHRVWRLSIHGNSIQHSLSPMRLSHVRSLVVSGDTMPSLSDFHGLRVLDLGGCDSLQDDHLKGIEKSLLLKYLAIGGKRITGIPKQIASLKLLQTLDLRASCLKELPESVFQVRHLQRLWVKSDMKIPVGIAKMEALQELGDINISKPELLKELRNLTKLRVLRIAIWSWNESLKNNDESLMSYDEQLLEYLRSLVQSRQSIQSLFISTCCSLDFLNQLGAQWSPPSLEKLEIQHSIFYTSPGWMCSLQNLSSLSIEIDKLSQEIVDILGKLHNLCFLSLTSKYAAEGKFGVCTDGFQKLTSFYLASNAMGKIFAPESAAMKMLKRVKLSFQASRTKDVNQGFDFGLEDLCSLKHVDIEIICFNVSRRVVENAEAAIREALSRGCSRYPNLEIRRVREESMIEDVKKRAAEGNEEVEKRDEFKQEDQIYCENAPTKKEKGIARKKSDHFSLTQKPHFDPSQGP, from the exons ATGGATCTCTCGACAGAGAAGATAAGCAGACTCATCACCAAGGTGGCCAGTCTCCAGGAGGACTACGTGCACAAGGATCTCTCAGCGGGCCTGGAGATGATGCGCGCCGCCCTCGAACCGATGGACCAGGTGCCCAGAGACCAGCTCACGGAACTGGGCAAGGTCATGGAGCATGTCCGGGAGCTGTCCTACGACATGGagcatgtcatcgataccatcCTATTGTGCGTGCAGGAGGGCCTTGAGCAGCACACTAACCCTGCCAGGTTCAGACGCCTCCTGGGGAAGATGGGCAGCTTCTTCAGCATGACCAAGGCCGAGAGGCTTCACCGCAAAAGAGTTGGCCGACACATCGAAGAGCTCTTGCAACGCGCAATGGTGATGCAACAACCGTGTGATCTTTACCGCGTGATTGATCTTAGTAGTATATTACGTAGGCATGCCGCAACAACAACAAGAGATGTGCTTATAGGCCTGCCGCATTATTGGAAAGTGCCAGAGCTGGTTGGCAGTAGCGAGCGAAGAGATGTGCTTATAGGGATGCTATCCGTAGGGGATGACGACCCGTCCAACAACAAGATAAAGGCACTCTCGGTTGTTGGACATGGAGGATTGGGCAAAACAGCTCTTGCCCTAACACTGTATCAGGAGCTTCGTCCACAATACGATTGTGCGGCTATTATTCATGTCGGCCAATATCCTGATTTGAAGAAAGTTTTGATCAATCTTCTCCTTTGTCTTGACACGCAAAGGAATAAAGATGATTTCAATTTGAGTGAATTGGATGAAGACCAGCTCATTGAGGAACTTCGAGAATTCCTCGCAAACAAGAG GTACTTTCTTGTATTTGACGATTTATGGGATTCAGAAATATGGAAAATTATAAATACTGTCTTGATCGAAAATAGCAACGGCAGTGCAGTTCTAACGACAAGTCGCACAGTTGATATTGCTGAAGACTTTGATTTTATTTACAGATTACAGCCTCTTTCAGATACTGACTCTAGGAAATTATTCTACAAAACATTATTTGGTTCTGAAGTCAAGTGTCCCTCTACACTGGCGGACATTTCTGAAAAGTTAATAGCAAAATGCGGTGGAATACCATTGGCCATCATTGCTCAAGCGAGGTTGCTGGCAAGTAAGCCATTGACAATGGAAGACTGGCATGCAGTGTATGACTCTTTTGGTTACGAATTTGAACAAGGTCCAGATAGTGTGAGAGGGATATTATCTTATTCTTATAATGATCTCCCTGCCCATTTAAGGTCCTGCCTTTTGTATTTAAGCATGTTTCAAAAGGGCTACGAGATCAGTGGAGAGCGCTTGGTATGTTGCTGGATAGCTGAAGATTTCATCCCCGAAACTGGAGGACAAAGTTTGCAGGAAGTAGGAGAGTGCTACCTCAATGAGCTCATAAACAGAAATCTGATTGAGCCAGTGGACGTTGGTGCTGGCGGTAAGATTCTGTCTTGCCGTGTGCACGACTTGGTGCATCAATTGATAATCTCACTCTCAACCGAAGATAATTTTGTTACCATTTTAGATGGTTGTCAAGGCATATCATTACCACATAGAGTTTGGCGGCTATCCATCCATGGAAATAGTATCCAGCACTCCTTGTCGCCAATGCGCTTGTCCCATGTGAGGTCACTTGTTGTTTCTGGTGATACAATGCCATCCCTATCAGATTTTCACGGTCTACGTGTTTTAGATTTAGGGGGGTGTGATTCTTTGCAGGATGATCATCTTAAGGGTATTGAGAAATCACTTCTTCTAAAATATCTTGCCATAGGAGGTAAACGTATCACTGGTATCCCGAAACAAATTGCCAGTCTGAAATTACTGCAGACACTAGATTTAAGGGCAAGTTGTCTGAAGGAATTGCCGGAAAGTGTTTTCCAGGTAAGACATTTGCAACGCCTATGGGTTAAAAGTGATATGAAGATACCAGTTGGGATTGCAAAAATGGAAGctttgcaagagctaggtgaCATCAACATCAGTAAGCCAGAGTTACTGAAAGAGCTCCGCAATCTGACCAAGTTGAGGGTTCTTAGGATTGCCATATGGTCATGGAATGAGAGTTTGAAGAACAACGATGAGAGTTTGATGAGCTATGATGAACAACTCCTGGAGTACTTGCGTTCACTGGTGCAGAGCAGGCAAAGCATCCAAAGTCTCTTCATATCAACATGCTGCTCCCTGGATTTCCTGAACCAGTTGGGCGCCCAATGGTCCCCTCCAAGTCTCGAAAAGCTTGAGATACAGCACAGTATCTTCTACACATCGCCAGGATGGATGTGCTCACTTCAGAATCTTTCCTCATTATCAATTGAGATCGACAAGTTGTCACAGGAGATTGTTGATATTCTCGGGAAATTGCACAATCTTTGTTTCCTCTCCCTGACATCGAAATATGCCGCAGAAGGGAAGTTTGGAGTCTGCACTGATGGATTCCAAAAGCTAACTAGCTTTTATTTGGCTAGTAATGCTATGGGAAAGATATTTGCACCAGAATCTGCAGCCATGAAAATGCTGAAAAGGGTTAAGCTTTCATTCCAAGCTTCACGGACAAAAGATGTAAATCAAGGTTTCGATTTTGGGTTGGAGGACCTGTGTTCCCTAAAGCATGTGGATATTGAGATAATCTGTTTCAATGTCAGTCGCCGTGTGGTAGAAAATGCAGAGGCTGCCATTCGGGAAGCACTATCCAGGGGTTGTAGTCGTTACCCAAATCTGGAAATACGAAGAGTTCGAGAAGAAAGTATGATAGAGGATGTGAAAAAAAGAGCCGCAGAAGGAAATGAAGAAGTGGAAAAAAGAGACGAG TTCAAGCAAGAAGATCAGATTTACTGCGAAAATGCTCCGACAAAAAAGGAGAAAGGAATTGCTAGAAAAAAATCAGACCATTTCTCATTGACTCAAAAGCCACACTTTGACCCTTCACAGGGTCCTTAA